CTGTACCATCATCTTTTTGTGCTAAAGTTAATTTGACTTTTCCATCTTTATCAATGGATGCAGTAGTTTCCTTGATTTCAACAGCTGCTTTAGCAGTAACATCAATTACAATGTCTGATTCACCATCACGATTCGTAATCTTAACACCAAGTTCAGCTTGTGTTGTTTCATTTTTTAGTCCGTTCACACCAAGCTCTGTGTTGCTCATATCATTGATGCTTAATTTTATGTTTTGTCCTTGGTTAGCACCGATATGGAACGTTTTGTCATCGAAAGATCCATCCAATACTTTTTGGTTGTTAAACTCTGTGTCCGTAGAAATACGTTTGATTTCTTTAGACAATTCGTCAACCTCTGCTTGTAGCTTTTGACGGTCTACGCCTTCGTTTGTGTCAGAAGATGCTTGAACTGCTAGTTCACGCATACGTTGTAGAATGCTGTGTGTTTCAGTCAATGCACCCTCAGCAGTTTGGATCAAGGAAATACCGTCTTGCGCATTTTTAGAAGCCATTTCTAGACCGCGGATTTGACCACGCATTTTTTCAGAGATTGCTAGACCTGCTGCGTCATCACCTGCACGGTTGATGCGAAGACCAGAGGACAATTTCTCTAGGTTTTTACCTGATGCGCCAGTGTTTACACCTAGTTGACGGTGTGTGTTTAGTGCTGATACGTTGTGATTG
The nucleotide sequence above comes from Brevibacillus laterosporus LMG 15441. Encoded proteins:
- a CDS encoding flagellin; translated protein: MRINHNVSALNTHRQLGVNTGASGKNLEKLSSGLRINRAGDDAAGLAISEKMRGQIRGLEMASKNAQDGISLIQTAEGALTETHSILQRMRELAVQASSDTNEGVDRQKLQAEVDELSKEIKRISTDTEFNNQKVLDGSFDDKTFHIGANQGQNIKLSINDMSNTELGVNGLKNETTQAELGVKITNRDGESDIVIDVTAKAAVEIKETTASIDKDGKVKLTLAQKDDGTVTATKADVLEALKKAGLEVNDDGSTATDVIAAAAYGKSYTSAKADAANPAQVDDQKGVNISTQKAADKAITTINNALNKVSEERSKLGANQNRLEHTINNLGATAENLTAAESRIRDVDMAKEMMDFTKNNILTQAAQAMLAQANQQPQGVIQLLR